Proteins encoded together in one Anaerococcus murdochii window:
- a CDS encoding ATP-binding cassette domain-containing protein, protein MDKYLLKEKCPQCSYELKIGYKYCPNCGILVGNDGPRVKRTSFIDLKDTTKKTGPIAKPLIDIYDNLSKSINASDKILNTDIYPLIIKIGENPEIIKFNKEIILENDVVLANDYKGYYIEVNPSSNLFVNKKIIDSTNKYYLHNNDLIELKGLILIYTILDQEDVIWEKQKVDGSFNLDVDFIRYENARLVIKPPSEGLFLNNKKIYDEILFNNNDFVQKDGRMFILRDDFLIYQKELEDYQKRSKAIFAVNIDKDDILDVDIKEKVVMTENGPKTLLKDIKFEAKPGELILVLGSSGAGKSTFFNEFLNEHNSKAQISIGNIDFAKNFDLAKRMVSTVPQFDLSRDNDTVFMTLKNSGELKLPRDFTKDDNLLDAYVIEILDMMNLSRLKESLVKDLSGGERKRLSIASEYIASPVVFLLDEPDSGLDGYNARSIMANLRTIADNGKIIMVISHSPDRTVELYDKILVLGKSQTENCGELAFYGSPDEAMEFFDTKNIETIVDRLLDDTDYYVEKFNKGERDELSI, encoded by the coding sequence ATGGATAAGTATTTGTTAAAAGAAAAATGTCCTCAGTGTTCTTATGAATTAAAAATAGGCTATAAATATTGCCCTAATTGTGGAATTCTTGTAGGAAACGACGGGCCTAGGGTTAAGAGGACGTCTTTTATTGATTTAAAGGATACGACAAAAAAGACTGGACCAATTGCAAAACCTCTTATAGATATATATGACAATCTCAGTAAAAGCATAAATGCGTCAGATAAGATTTTAAATACCGATATTTATCCTCTTATAATTAAAATAGGTGAAAATCCCGAAATTATAAAGTTTAATAAGGAAATTATCTTAGAAAATGATGTTGTCTTAGCAAATGATTATAAGGGCTATTATATTGAGGTTAATCCAAGTTCGAACCTATTTGTAAACAAAAAAATTATAGACTCCACCAATAAATATTATCTTCATAACAATGATCTAATAGAATTAAAAGGCCTTATCCTAATTTATACAATTTTAGACCAGGAAGATGTTATATGGGAAAAGCAAAAAGTTGATGGAAGCTTTAACTTAGATGTCGATTTTATAAGATATGAAAATGCTAGACTTGTAATCAAGCCACCTTCTGAGGGACTTTTCTTAAATAATAAAAAAATTTATGATGAAATTTTATTTAATAATAATGATTTTGTCCAAAAAGACGGAAGGATGTTTATCCTAAGGGATGATTTCCTAATTTATCAAAAAGAATTAGAAGACTATCAGAAAAGATCCAAGGCTATTTTTGCTGTAAATATAGATAAGGATGATATCCTGGATGTAGATATTAAAGAAAAAGTGGTTATGACAGAAAATGGTCCTAAAACCCTACTTAAGGATATTAAATTTGAAGCAAAACCAGGGGAACTTATCTTAGTGCTAGGATCATCAGGAGCTGGCAAATCCACATTTTTCAATGAATTTTTAAATGAACATAACTCAAAGGCTCAAATAAGTATAGGCAATATAGACTTTGCCAAAAACTTTGATTTGGCCAAAAGAATGGTGTCGACAGTACCTCAATTTGACCTATCTAGAGACAATGATACGGTTTTTATGACTCTTAAAAACTCTGGGGAATTAAAACTTCCTAGGGACTTTACCAAGGATGATAACTTATTAGATGCTTACGTAATAGAAATCCTTGATATGATGAACCTTTCAAGGTTAAAAGAATCCTTAGTAAAAGATTTATCTGGAGGTGAGAGAAAAAGGCTATCCATAGCCAGTGAATATATTGCATCACCTGTAGTTTTTTTGCTAGATGAGCCAGATTCTGGGCTTGACGGCTATAATGCAAGGTCGATTATGGCAAACCTAAGGACAATAGCAGATAATGGCAAGATAATTATGGTAATTTCCCATAGCCCAGATAGGACTGTAGAATTATATGATAAAATCTTAGTTCTGGGTAAAAGTCAGACTGAAAATTGTGGTGAACTAGCCTTTTATGGAAGCCCAGATGAAGCTATGGAATTTTTTGATACAAAAAATATTGAAACAATTGTCGATAGACTTTTAGATGATACGGATTATTATGTAGAAAAATTTAATAAAGGGGAAAGAGATGAATTATCTATCTAA
- a CDS encoding zinc ribbon domain-containing protein, translating into MDFLDSVFSKVSKASNKVSESAKTKIEENKLKKEYKNLEEEMNQALRLMGCELYDRLEKGESLPDFKEERENIKKLYERLTDLNKQIIILTNATRKCPNCGAIYEANANFCPVCGQKRELNG; encoded by the coding sequence ATGGATTTTTTAGACAGTGTTTTTTCAAAAGTTAGTAAGGCTTCTAACAAGGTTAGTGAATCTGCTAAAACAAAAATAGAAGAAAATAAACTAAAAAAAGAATATAAAAATTTGGAAGAAGAGATGAATCAAGCTCTAAGGCTTATGGGATGTGAGCTTTATGATAGGTTAGAAAAAGGCGAAAGTCTACCAGATTTTAAAGAGGAAAGAGAAAATATAAAAAAATTATATGAAAGACTCACAGACCTAAATAAGCAAATAATTATCCTAACAAATGCAACTAGAAAATGTCCTAATTGCGGGGCCATATATGAGGCAAACGCAAATTTTTGCCCTGTTTGCGGACAAAAGAGAGAATTAAATGGATAA
- a CDS encoding class I SAM-dependent DNA methyltransferase, with product MYGEFSYIYDKLSFDIDYDYYAQNIKDLAKDYKIGNENMLELACGSGMLTQYFFDDFDRIDALDISTDMLNCFAEKYDNDKVNLIYYDMVEYEKKDFYDLIVILLDSVNYVTNPADLEKLFRNSYNNLKDDSLLVFDINSEMKMREIFGSECYVYEYEDIFYTWDNYMEDDLIDMNLNFFVENPDGTYRRIEEYQQERIYGIDYVKTLLEKIGFTDIRIFDEDTLDDVNEETLRVLFSARKAAK from the coding sequence ATGTACGGAGAGTTTTCCTATATCTATGATAAATTAAGTTTTGATATAGATTACGACTACTATGCTCAAAATATCAAGGATTTGGCCAAAGATTATAAAATTGGAAATGAGAATATGCTTGAGCTCGCTTGTGGCTCAGGCATGCTCACCCAATATTTTTTCGATGACTTTGATAGGATAGACGCCCTTGATATTTCAACAGATATGCTAAACTGTTTTGCAGAAAAATACGACAATGACAAGGTAAATCTCATCTATTATGACATGGTAGAATACGAGAAAAAAGACTTTTACGATCTAATAGTAATCCTTTTGGATAGTGTAAATTACGTCACAAATCCAGCTGACCTTGAGAAGTTATTTAGAAACTCCTATAACAACCTCAAGGACGATTCGCTTTTGGTTTTTGATATAAATTCAGAAATGAAAATGCGAGAAATTTTTGGGTCAGAATGTTATGTCTACGAGTATGAGGATATTTTCTATACTTGGGATAATTATATGGAAGATGACCTAATTGATATGAATCTAAACTTTTTCGTAGAAAATCCAGACGGAACATACAGGAGAATAGAAGAATACCAACAAGAAAGGATTTACGGGATTGACTATGTAAAAACTTTGCTTGAAAAGATTGGTTTTACTGATATAAGGATTTTTGACGAGGATACACTTGACGATGTAAATGAGGAAACTTTGAGAGTCCTATTTTCAGCAAGAAAGGCGGCAAAATGA
- a CDS encoding pyruvate, water dikinase regulatory protein: protein MKLIVYIISDGSSIGLIDIVKETMSHFNQPYEIKIFDRIINRENLTKLLTSITDSNSSIIYHSFRDSKMKAYVKNYLASRNLREIGLIDYSVREMNEFLENLPQNKKNKNSLDPVHQRRLAALDFAIDFDDGQDFRGLAYCDIAIIGVSRSSKTPLSMYLASMGYKVSNIPILVDSKVPQELFEIDPNKIFGLTIDKDVLKKIREERLKSLGLSVDSLYSSKERIGKEIDYALELMNDLDCTIIDVTYRSIEETSEIITSKLNKI from the coding sequence ATGAAATTAATAGTATATATAATCTCAGATGGTAGCTCTATTGGCCTAATAGATATAGTAAAAGAAACTATGAGCCACTTTAATCAACCCTATGAAATAAAGATTTTTGATAGGATTATTAATAGAGAAAACTTAACTAAGCTACTAACATCAATTACAGATTCAAATTCTTCGATAATTTACCACTCATTTAGAGATTCTAAAATGAAGGCCTATGTCAAAAACTACCTAGCTAGTAGAAACCTTAGGGAAATTGGTCTAATAGATTATTCTGTAAGGGAAATGAATGAGTTTTTGGAAAATCTTCCACAAAATAAGAAAAACAAAAATTCCTTAGACCCAGTCCACCAGAGGAGGCTAGCAGCCCTTGATTTTGCCATTGATTTTGACGATGGACAAGATTTTAGGGGACTCGCATATTGTGACATAGCAATAATTGGAGTTTCAAGATCTTCTAAGACTCCCCTATCCATGTATCTTGCGAGTATGGGATATAAGGTAAGCAACATTCCAATCCTTGTAGACTCAAAGGTCCCACAAGAATTATTTGAAATAGATCCAAATAAGATCTTTGGCCTTACAATCGATAAGGATGTCCTAAAAAAAATCAGGGAAGAAAGACTCAAGTCTTTGGGCTTATCTGTAGATTCTCTTTATTCGTCAAAGGAAAGAATAGGCAAGGAAATCGATTATGCACTTGAGCTTATGAATGACTTGGACTGCACAATCATTGATGTGACTTACAGGTCTATAGAAGAAACTTCAGAAATTATCACAAGCAAATTAAATAAAATATAG
- the ppdK gene encoding pyruvate, phosphate dikinase, with protein MSTKYVYNFDEGNKTMRDLLGGKGANLAEMTNMGINVPYGFSVTTEACIRYYKEDKKLWDALNEEITNHIKDLEKHNGKTFGNNEDPLLVSVRSGAPISMPGMMDTILNLGLNDIAVKGLENKTNNKRFAYDSYRRFIQMFADVAMGLDKNKFEEVLTAKKEEKGVKTDHDLVAEDFVDVVEKYKVVYKELAGEEFPQDPRKQLDLAISAVFSSWNNPRAILYRKLNDIDDKMGTAVNVQTMVFGNMGETSGTGVAFSRNPATGENVLYGEYLMNAQGEDVVAGVRTPEPISHLHELMPEVYDEFYNTAQTLEKHYKDMQDMEFTIQEGKLYLLQTRNGKRTAQAAVQVAVDMVEEGLVDEKEALLRVNPQDLDGLLHPTFTQEAVKKAQALTKGLAASPGAAVGKIAFSAPEAARRAKDGETVILVREETSPEDLEGMVSAVGILTARGGMTSHAAVVARGMGKCCVSGAQDIHVNELEHTLRVGDVVLTSEDTISIDGSTGEIFAGALATQPPQMHGAFGKFMQWVDEYRDMKVRTNADTPRDAKQALEFGAEGIGLCRTEHMFFADDRIFQVRKMILAADVETRQAALDKILPMQEEDFYQIYKLMEERPVTVRLLDPPLHEFLPKGEKEIADLALELKIQPARVHERISELQEVNPMLGFRGLRLGVIYPEISRMQARAIMQAAIRLNKEGVNVVPEIMIPLSSDVHELAYVKDIVVKEIEKVFEEQGMEIKYLLGTMIEIPRAAITADEIAQITDFFSFGTNDLTQMTFGLSRDDAGKFLPAYIEKDILEKDPFQVLDQKGVGFLVETAVEKGRKSNPALHLGICGEHGGEPNTVKYLYNVGLDYVSCSPFRIPIAKLAAAQAAIEKNK; from the coding sequence ATGAGCACAAAATACGTTTACAATTTCGATGAAGGTAACAAAACAATGAGAGACCTTCTAGGCGGCAAGGGTGCAAACCTAGCAGAAATGACAAATATGGGAATCAATGTACCATATGGTTTTTCTGTAACAACTGAGGCATGTATTAGATATTACAAAGAAGACAAAAAACTTTGGGATGCCTTAAATGAAGAAATCACAAACCACATCAAAGACCTTGAAAAACACAATGGCAAGACCTTTGGTAACAACGAAGACCCACTTCTAGTATCAGTTAGATCAGGCGCTCCTATTTCAATGCCAGGTATGATGGATACAATCTTAAACCTTGGTCTTAACGATATAGCTGTTAAAGGCCTTGAAAATAAGACAAACAACAAGAGATTTGCCTATGATTCTTACAGAAGATTTATCCAAATGTTTGCTGACGTTGCTATGGGCCTTGACAAAAACAAATTTGAAGAAGTCCTAACAGCTAAAAAAGAGGAAAAAGGCGTAAAAACAGACCACGACCTAGTAGCAGAAGACTTTGTTGACGTTGTTGAAAAATATAAGGTAGTTTACAAAGAACTTGCTGGAGAAGAATTCCCACAAGATCCTAGAAAACAACTTGACCTTGCTATTTCAGCAGTATTTTCTTCATGGAATAACCCAAGAGCTATCCTATATAGAAAGTTAAACGATATTGATGATAAAATGGGTACAGCTGTAAACGTTCAAACCATGGTATTTGGTAACATGGGAGAAACTTCTGGTACTGGTGTTGCTTTCTCAAGAAACCCAGCAACTGGTGAAAACGTACTTTACGGTGAATACCTAATGAACGCTCAAGGTGAAGACGTAGTAGCAGGTGTTCGTACACCAGAACCAATCAGCCACCTTCACGAATTAATGCCTGAAGTTTATGATGAATTTTATAATACAGCACAAACTCTTGAAAAACACTACAAAGACATGCAAGATATGGAATTTACTATCCAAGAGGGCAAGCTTTACCTACTTCAAACTAGAAATGGTAAGAGAACTGCCCAAGCAGCTGTCCAAGTAGCAGTAGATATGGTAGAAGAAGGATTAGTTGACGAAAAAGAAGCCCTATTAAGAGTCAACCCACAAGATCTTGACGGACTTCTCCACCCAACCTTCACTCAAGAAGCTGTTAAAAAAGCCCAAGCTTTAACAAAGGGTCTTGCCGCATCTCCAGGAGCAGCTGTTGGTAAGATTGCTTTCTCAGCACCTGAAGCAGCTAGAAGAGCAAAAGACGGCGAAACAGTTATCCTTGTTCGTGAAGAAACAAGCCCAGAAGACCTTGAAGGTATGGTATCAGCAGTTGGTATCCTTACTGCAAGAGGCGGTATGACTTCCCACGCAGCAGTAGTTGCAAGAGGTATGGGTAAGTGCTGTGTATCTGGTGCCCAAGATATCCACGTTAACGAACTTGAACATACATTAAGAGTAGGCGATGTTGTCCTAACTAGCGAAGATACAATCTCAATTGACGGTTCAACTGGTGAAATCTTTGCAGGTGCCCTTGCTACCCAACCACCACAAATGCACGGTGCTTTTGGTAAATTCATGCAATGGGTTGATGAGTATAGGGATATGAAAGTTAGAACAAACGCTGATACACCAAGAGATGCTAAACAAGCCCTAGAATTTGGTGCTGAAGGTATTGGTCTATGTAGGACAGAGCACATGTTCTTTGCAGATGACAGGATTTTCCAAGTTAGAAAGATGATCCTTGCTGCTGACGTTGAAACAAGACAAGCTGCCCTTGATAAGATTCTTCCAATGCAAGAAGAAGACTTCTATCAAATTTATAAATTAATGGAAGAAAGACCAGTAACTGTAAGACTTCTTGACCCACCACTTCACGAATTCCTACCAAAGGGAGAAAAAGAAATAGCTGACCTTGCCCTAGAATTAAAAATCCAACCAGCAAGAGTTCACGAAAGAATTTCAGAACTTCAAGAAGTAAACCCAATGTTAGGTTTCAGAGGTCTAAGACTAGGCGTTATCTATCCAGAAATCTCTAGAATGCAAGCAAGAGCAATCATGCAAGCTGCTATTAGACTAAATAAAGAAGGCGTAAATGTAGTTCCAGAAATCATGATTCCACTATCTTCAGATGTTCACGAACTTGCCTATGTAAAAGATATAGTTGTAAAAGAAATCGAAAAAGTCTTTGAAGAACAAGGCATGGAAATCAAATACCTACTTGGTACCATGATTGAAATTCCAAGAGCTGCTATCACTGCCGATGAAATCGCACAAATCACAGACTTCTTCAGCTTTGGTACAAACGACTTGACACAAATGACCTTCGGTCTATCAAGAGATGACGCAGGTAAATTCCTACCAGCATACATCGAAAAAGACATCCTAGAAAAGGATCCTTTCCAAGTTCTAGACCAAAAAGGTGTTGGTTTCTTAGTAGAAACAGCTGTTGAAAAAGGTAGAAAATCTAATCCTGCCCTCCACCTAGGTATCTGTGGTGAGCACGGTGGAGAACCAAACACTGTTAAATACCTATACAACGTAGGTCTTGACTATGTATCTTGTTCACCATTTAGAATTCCAATCGCTAAACTTGCAGCAGCCCAAGCAGCAATTGAAAAAAATAAATAA
- a CDS encoding cold-shock protein: protein MSIGVVKFFDNKKGFGFIKWGGEDLFVHFSDIISEEEFKRLDTGDNVEFEKIDAPRGPQAKKVKKL, encoded by the coding sequence ATGAGTATAGGTGTAGTTAAATTTTTTGATAATAAAAAAGGATTTGGCTTCATAAAATGGGGCGGAGAAGACCTCTTCGTCCATTTTTCAGATATTATTTCTGAGGAAGAATTTAAGAGGCTAGATACTGGAGATAATGTAGAATTTGAAAAAATAGATGCCCCAAGAGGCCCACAAGCAAAAAAAGTTAAGAAATTATAG
- a CDS encoding valine--tRNA ligase codes for MDTKYSPQDFEKKIYKEWEEGGYFKAGVNPDKKPFTIVMPPPNVTGQLHLGHALNNTLQDIIIRYKRLAGFEALWIPGTDHASISTEAKVVGKIAKEGKTKADLGRDGFLKEAWDWTHEYGGTIKRQLRTIGVSCDWDHDSFTMDENLTCAVKRVFKKMYDDGLIYRGNRIVNWDPMAETAISDAEVYHKDQKGKLWYIKYHYEDSDDFITIATTRPETMLGDLAVAVNPEDTRFKDKIGKNLILPLVGRKIPIIADDYVDMEYGTGCVKITPSHDPNDFEVGARHDLGQCVVLDTKAHIVDGYGRYSGMDRYEARKAMLADLEEQGLLVKIEEIDHAVGYSERTDVVIEPLISKQWFVKMDGFAKMCIDAYNSGELTLIPENLSKTYMNWLENIRDWTISRQLWWGHRLPVFYTEDGEIIVSEDEPDENGMLEGKKVTQEEDTLDTWFSSALWPFATLGWPEENEEFDYFFPTDILITGYDIIFFWVIRMVFASLYTTGKVPFSHVLFTGLIRDSQGRKMSKSLGNGVDPIDVVDKYGADALRFTLITGNSPGNDMRYDEDRLLASRNFANKLWNASRFVLMNIDESDDLDFDGKNLTLEDEWILKRLNQVIEDVSKNLDKYEIGLAADRIEDFIWNEYCDWYIEFAKIRLYGDDEEAKANVKKVLLYVLKSMLILLHPFMPFITEEIYSSLPNKKDMLIVEEWPEIKEEFNFTEEEKNVNSVIKAITAIRNQRASLNVPAKTKQKLTIVAENDKNKDLLEQIKAQFINLASASEVEVLEKSQANISDDGLVKLVFNEFSVYMSLDELMDYEKERERLRGEIKKIESEIKRAEGKLSNKGFTDKAPEAVVNKEKEKLADYKDLLEKTKASLEEIKDK; via the coding sequence ATGGATACAAAATATAGTCCACAGGATTTTGAGAAAAAAATCTACAAAGAATGGGAAGAAGGCGGCTATTTTAAGGCAGGAGTAAATCCTGACAAAAAACCATTTACAATTGTTATGCCACCACCAAATGTTACAGGCCAACTCCACTTAGGCCACGCCCTAAATAACACTTTGCAAGATATTATTATTAGGTATAAGAGGCTAGCTGGTTTTGAAGCCCTTTGGATACCAGGCACTGACCATGCTTCTATTTCTACAGAAGCAAAGGTAGTTGGGAAGATTGCCAAAGAAGGAAAAACCAAGGCGGACCTCGGCAGGGATGGTTTCCTTAAGGAAGCTTGGGATTGGACCCACGAATACGGCGGCACAATCAAAAGACAACTAAGGACAATAGGTGTTTCTTGCGACTGGGATCACGATTCCTTCACCATGGATGAAAACTTAACTTGTGCTGTTAAAAGAGTTTTCAAAAAAATGTACGATGACGGTTTGATTTATAGGGGCAACAGGATTGTAAACTGGGATCCAATGGCTGAAACTGCTATTTCAGATGCAGAAGTTTACCACAAAGACCAAAAAGGCAAGCTTTGGTATATCAAATACCATTATGAAGATTCTGATGATTTTATAACCATCGCTACAACCCGTCCAGAAACCATGCTAGGCGATTTGGCTGTGGCAGTAAATCCAGAAGATACAAGATTTAAAGATAAGATAGGCAAAAATTTAATTCTTCCACTTGTAGGTAGGAAAATTCCAATAATTGCTGACGATTATGTAGATATGGAATATGGTACAGGTTGTGTAAAAATAACCCCATCCCACGACCCTAACGACTTTGAAGTTGGCGCCCGCCACGACCTTGGCCAATGTGTTGTTCTTGACACTAAGGCCCACATTGTAGATGGCTATGGAAGATATTCTGGTATGGATAGGTATGAAGCTAGAAAAGCAATGCTAGCTGATCTTGAAGAGCAAGGATTACTTGTAAAAATCGAAGAAATCGACCACGCAGTTGGCTATTCTGAGAGAACTGATGTTGTAATCGAGCCACTTATTTCTAAGCAATGGTTTGTTAAGATGGATGGCTTTGCTAAGATGTGTATAGATGCCTACAATTCAGGCGAACTTACTCTTATTCCAGAAAACCTATCAAAAACCTATATGAACTGGCTTGAAAATATCAGAGACTGGACAATTTCCCGTCAGCTTTGGTGGGGTCACAGACTACCAGTTTTCTATACAGAAGACGGGGAAATCATAGTTTCAGAAGACGAACCAGATGAAAATGGCATGCTAGAAGGCAAAAAAGTAACCCAAGAAGAAGATACTCTCGATACTTGGTTCTCATCAGCTCTTTGGCCTTTCGCAACCCTAGGTTGGCCAGAAGAAAACGAAGAATTTGATTATTTCTTCCCAACAGATATTTTAATAACTGGCTATGACATAATCTTTTTCTGGGTAATAAGAATGGTATTTGCTTCTTTATATACAACTGGAAAAGTTCCGTTCTCCCACGTTTTATTTACAGGTCTAATCAGAGATAGCCAAGGCAGAAAAATGAGTAAATCACTTGGTAATGGTGTTGACCCAATAGACGTAGTTGATAAATACGGAGCAGACGCCCTTAGGTTTACCCTAATTACAGGCAATTCTCCAGGAAACGACATGAGATATGACGAAGATAGGCTCCTTGCATCTAGAAACTTTGCAAATAAGTTGTGGAATGCATCAAGATTTGTCCTTATGAATATAGATGAGTCTGATGATTTGGACTTTGATGGCAAAAATCTTACACTCGAAGATGAATGGATTCTAAAAAGGCTTAACCAAGTTATAGAAGACGTATCCAAAAACCTTGATAAATACGAAATAGGTCTGGCAGCTGATAGGATAGAGGACTTTATTTGGAACGAATATTGTGACTGGTATATAGAATTTGCTAAGATTAGACTTTATGGTGATGATGAAGAAGCAAAAGCTAATGTAAAGAAAGTTCTTCTTTACGTTCTAAAATCAATGCTAATCCTCCTTCATCCATTTATGCCATTTATAACAGAAGAAATTTATTCTTCCCTTCCAAACAAAAAGGACATGCTAATTGTTGAAGAATGGCCAGAGATTAAGGAAGAATTTAACTTCACTGAAGAAGAGAAAAACGTAAATTCTGTGATCAAGGCAATAACTGCAATCAGAAACCAAAGAGCAAGCCTAAATGTACCTGCAAAGACTAAGCAAAAATTAACTATAGTAGCAGAAAATGATAAAAATAAAGACTTACTTGAACAAATCAAGGCCCAATTTATCAACCTTGCTAGTGCAAGCGAAGTAGAAGTTTTAGAAAAGTCTCAAGCTAATATTTCTGATGACGGTCTTGTAAAACTTGTCTTTAACGAATTTTCAGTTTATATGTCCCTAGATGAATTGATGGACTATGAAAAAGAAAGAGAACGTCTAAGAGGCGAGATTAAGAAAATCGAATCTGAAATCAAAAGGGCAGAAGGCAAGCTTTCAAACAAGGGCTTTACAGACAAGGCTCCAGAGGCTGTAGTAAATAAAGAAAAAGAAAAACTAGCAGACTATAAGGATCTTTTAGAAAAAACAAAGGCCAGCCTTGAAGAAATAAAGGATAAGTAA
- a CDS encoding TraX family protein, whose translation MEKIKSIKGINGAQLKYIAFASMFIDHFNKAIITPFLTGTGPMVIITTIFDILGRIAFPIFAFMVVEGFFKTKSRWSYLRNLLIFAVISEIPYDMFQSAEFVNTWSQNILWGLALGLFTIMVIDKLKDYIKKRPLWIFVSILIVVLSSLGSMLISSDYEYYAIIIIYLYYLFYDKRHLASGLSYLVIIKEIYAILGFATVLFYNGEKGKQNKIFNYLFYPVHLLIFGIIRMVFKI comes from the coding sequence ATGGAAAAAATAAAAAGCATCAAGGGCATAAACGGTGCCCAATTAAAATATATAGCCTTCGCTTCAATGTTTATAGACCATTTCAACAAGGCAATCATAACACCATTTTTAACAGGAACTGGCCCTATGGTCATTATTACAACAATCTTTGACATCTTGGGAAGGATTGCCTTTCCAATCTTTGCCTTTATGGTTGTGGAAGGTTTTTTCAAAACAAAATCACGCTGGTCATATTTAAGGAATCTTTTGATTTTTGCGGTAATTTCTGAAATTCCTTACGATATGTTCCAGTCGGCTGAATTTGTAAATACCTGGTCACAAAATATTCTCTGGGGCCTCGCCCTTGGACTATTTACAATCATGGTAATTGATAAATTAAAAGATTACATTAAAAAAAGACCCCTATGGATTTTTGTTTCTATCTTAATAGTTGTCCTTTCAAGCCTAGGCTCCATGCTCATTTCATCTGACTATGAGTACTATGCCATTATAATAATTTACCTATACTATCTTTTCTATGACAAAAGACATCTGGCATCAGGACTTTCCTACCTTGTGATAATTAAGGAAATATACGCCATCCTGGGTTTTGCAACTGTACTTTTCTATAACGGAGAAAAGGGCAAACAAAATAAAATATTTAACTACCTATTTTATCCAGTACATTTGCTAATATTCGGAATAATAAGAATGGTCTTTAAAATCTAA
- a CDS encoding ABC transporter permease, translated as MNYLSKKEQIKVYYGKLIRDFKNKSKLVILLGAITTPLIVRLITGPDSFLTTSSDAGTAVFILACACLWLGIFNSITSICKERDIIKHEYREGLDIKSYIASHMIFGLLIVLIEALIITILLTIFYHQNMDNYIVILGLFISFFLIIYAANALGILISAAVKNTEIAMTVMPFVLLIQLVLAGNIKLEKLYLQAISCLMISKNGYDSILRLTGFTERPGSFHGVGKFIDYSNVSHFIVCWLMLIVLSVLCGYLAGKVLEKNINK; from the coding sequence ATGAATTATCTATCTAAAAAAGAACAGATAAAAGTTTATTATGGAAAATTAATTAGGGATTTTAAAAATAAGTCAAAATTAGTAATTTTACTAGGAGCTATCACTACACCTTTAATAGTAAGGCTCATAACTGGTCCAGATAGTTTTTTAACAACATCGTCTGATGCTGGAACAGCTGTATTTATCTTGGCTTGTGCTTGTTTGTGGCTAGGGATTTTTAACTCCATCACATCAATTTGCAAGGAAAGAGACATAATAAAGCACGAATATAGGGAAGGACTAGATATAAAATCATATATAGCCAGTCATATGATCTTCGGTCTTTTGATAGTTTTAATAGAAGCTTTAATAATAACAATACTTCTTACAATTTTTTACCATCAAAATATGGATAATTATATTGTAATTCTTGGATTATTTATTAGTTTTTTCCTTATTATCTATGCTGCCAATGCCCTTGGAATTTTAATTTCTGCAGCAGTTAAAAATACAGAAATAGCAATGACTGTCATGCCTTTTGTCTTATTAATTCAACTGGTTTTGGCAGGAAATATCAAACTTGAAAAATTGTATCTCCAAGCCATATCATGCCTTATGATTAGTAAAAATGGCTATGATTCCATCTTAAGACTAACAGGTTTTACTGAAAGACCTGGGTCCTTCCATGGTGTTGGAAAATTTATTGACTACTCCAATGTAAGTCATTTTATAGTTTGTTGGTTGATGCTTATAGTCTTGTCAGTCCTATGTGGATACTTGGCAGGAAAAGTTTTAGAAAAAAACATAAACAAATAA